A single window of Salvia splendens isolate huo1 chromosome 8, SspV2, whole genome shotgun sequence DNA harbors:
- the LOC121745189 gene encoding regulator of MON1-CCZ1 complex-like: protein MTGELSSSALSCSSGSNALSHVYIQYPPLRCNVPGSRSLFYDDSNKLILSLTPTQVFSWKIATYNPYAAPSSDRISEGPVLSIRYSLDLKLLAIQRSSQEIQIWNKDTGDTFSQKCRSESESILGFFWTDCPTCEIVFVKTSGLDMYTYGTESRNLQLVQTKKLSISWYIYTHESRLVLLASGMQCKSFTGFQLSSAGIIRLPKFEMVMAKPEANSNPILAAEDVHIITVYGRIYCLQFDKVAMLLRSYRFYRDAVVQQGSLPAYSDRIAVSVVDNVLLVHQAEAKVVIVYDIYADSQVPISAPLPLCLRGYSRANVAASHTSTKTSEASESKNLSDTEETTYGDQWQFLVPDLVLDVSNGSLWKISMDLEGISASSSEVQLILEFLQRRKLDAEKAKQLSLAIVRTIILERKPVPMVARAMDVLLAAYSQAIKTGSYYKRSITEEISPSNAPNAAVGETITGIDVSRSINQEPESVTRNDSSKRSIMDGSIEKTETGDLLEPGLLGGEDLPTGHSQTLGPTNNQLNSSASQRNQSQVTSSAATSPADFYNYVFSPTVEEMMGDGSYLTAIIVDFLRSCSLEKLKVYPNTYVLLVQILARDERYAELGLFIINKIIEPSKEVALQLLDSGRQNQQIRKLGQDILRQLSLHHDYILLLVQDGYYLEALRYARKNKVTTVRPSLFLEAAYVSKDPQHLAAVLRFFSDFIPGFKSSPDHNTYHRFVAELNS from the exons ATGACTGGAGAATTATCTTCTTCTGCTCTTTCGTGCTCCAGTGGATCTAATGCACTGTCTCATGTTTATATTCAATACCCACCTCTAAGATGCAATGTTCCCGGATCAAGGAGTTTGTTTTATGATGACAGTAATAAACTGATTCTGTCTCTGACCCCTACTCAG GTATTTTCATGGAAAATTGCTACATATAATCCTTATGCTGCTCCCTCGTCTGATCGAATAAGTGAAGGACCAGTCCTTTCTATTCGATATTCATTAGATCTCAAGCTTTTGGCTATTCAACGATCGAGTCAAGAGATCCAAATATGGAACAAAGATACTGGAGATACTTTTAGTCAAAAGTGTAGGTCTGAGTCAGAAAGCATTCTGGGGTTCTTTTGGACTGATTGTCCGACCTGTGAGATTGTTTTTGTGAAAACGAG TGGGCTGGATATGTACACATATGGTACTGAGTCCCGGAACCTACAGTTGGTCCAGACTAAGAAACTGAGCATTAGTTGGTATATCTACACTCATGAAAGCAGGTTGGTACTGCTTGCGTCAGGAATGCAATGCAAAAGTTTTACTGGTTTTCAG CTGTCATCTGCAGGGATAATCCGCTTACCTAAGTTTGAGATGGTGATGGCCAAACCTGAGGCGAATAGTAACCCTATTCTTGCTGCTGAAGATGTCCATATTATCACTGT GTATGGCAGGATATACTGCCTGCAGTTTGATAAAGTTGCTATGCTACTTCGCTCATATAGGTTCTATAGAGATGCTGTAGTACAACAA GGTTCTCTTCCAGCTTATTCGGATAGAATTGCTGTCAGTGTTGTTGACAATGTTTTACTAGTTCATCAAGCGGAAGCAAAAGTTGTCATTGTATACGATATATATGCAGATTCACAAGTACCAATTTCCGCCCCGCTTCCATTATGTTTGAGAGGATATTCTAGAGCTAACGTTGCAGCTTCTCATACTTCTACAAAAACTTCAGAGGCTTCAGAGTCCAAAAATTTGAGTGACACCGAAGAAACTACCTATGGAGATCAGTGGCAATTTCTTGTACCCGATCTTGTTCTTGATGTTTCTAATGGGTCTTTGTGGAAAATCAGTATGGATTTGGAG GGAATTTCGGCTAGTAGCTCAGAAGTTCAACTTATTCTTGAATTCTTACAAAGAAGGAAACTGGATGCGGAAAAG gctAAACAGTTGTCGCTTGCGATTGTCCGTACCATTATTTTGGAAAGGAAACCTGTGCCTATGGTTGCCAGGGCTATGGATGTCTTACTTGCAGCATACTCACAAGCAATCAAAACAGGAAGCTATTATAAGAGAAGCATAACAGAAGAAATTTCACCATCAAATGCTCCTAATGCAGCTGTTGGTGAGACAATCACTGGAATTGATGTGTCCAGAAGCATCAACCAAGAACCTGAAAGTGTCACTCGGAATGATTCTTCTAAAAGGTCTATCATGGACGGATCTATTGAAAAAACAGAAACGGGGGATCTGTTGGAGCCTGGTTTGTTAGGTGGTGAAGATCTTCCAACTGGGCATTCTCAAACTCTTGGGCCTACTAACAACCAGTTAAACTCTAGTGCTTCTCAAAGGAACCAATCCCAAGTAACTTCTTCAGCTGCTACTTCACCTGCAGATTTCTACAACTACGTGTTTTCTCCAACAGtggaagagatgatgggagaTGGATCTTATCTGACAGCGATAATTGTTGATTTTCTTCGAAG TTGTAGCCTGGAAAAATTGAAGGTCTATCCCAATACCTATGTCTTGTTGGTGCAAATCCTGGCCCGGGATGAGCGTTATGCTGAACTTGGATTGTTTATCATAAACAAG ATTATTGAGCCTTCCAAAGAAGTAGCACTTCAACTGCTGGACTCTGGACGCCAGAACCAACAAATTAGGAAGCTGGGCCAGGATATCCTCAGACAGCTCTCGTTGCATCATGACTATATTTTACTCCTTGTACAAGATGGTTATTACCTTGAGGCTCTTCGCTATGCACGGAAGAACAAG GTGACCACCGTCCGGCCCTCTTTGTTTCTGGAAGCAGCATATGTTTCTAAAGATCCACAACATCTAGCTGCAGTTCTCAGGTTCTTTTCTGATTTCATTCCCGGCTTCAAGAGCAGTCCTGACCACAACACATATCATCGCTTTGTTGCTGAGCTGAATTCCTAA